In one window of Polaromonas naphthalenivorans CJ2 DNA:
- the rplJ gene encoding 50S ribosomal protein L10 — protein sequence MSLNRSEKQAVIDEVTGLAAKAQTLVMAEYRGITVADMTKLRSQAREKGVTLSVLKNTLARRAVAGSAFEVLSDQMTGPLIYGFSIDAVAAAKVVADFAKTNDKLVIRAGAFAGKTLDVEGVKQLANIPSKDVLLAQLCGLLMSPISRTAAVLAALSAQRGAGVEEVAEAAEPAAEVTEAAAA from the coding sequence TTGAGTCTCAATCGCAGTGAGAAACAAGCCGTCATTGATGAAGTGACAGGCCTCGCCGCTAAAGCTCAAACGCTCGTGATGGCGGAATACCGTGGCATCACGGTCGCTGACATGACCAAGCTGCGCAGCCAAGCCCGCGAAAAAGGCGTGACCCTGAGTGTTCTGAAGAACACGCTGGCTCGCCGTGCCGTGGCAGGTAGCGCATTTGAAGTCCTGTCCGACCAGATGACCGGTCCGCTGATCTACGGCTTTTCCATTGATGCTGTCGCTGCTGCAAAAGTAGTGGCTGACTTCGCAAAAACCAACGACAAGCTGGTGATTCGCGCAGGTGCATTCGCTGGGAAAACCCTGGACGTCGAAGGCGTTAAGCAACTGGCCAACATTCCTTCCAAGGACGTATTGCTGGCTCAGTTGTGTGGCTTGCTGATGTCGCCTATTTCGCGTACCGCTGCTGTGCTTGCAGCGCTGTCCGCGCAACGAGGCGCAGGCGTGGAAGAAGTTGCGGAGGCTGCAGAGCCCGCAGCTGAAGTCACAGAAGCCGCAGCGGCGTAA
- the rplA gene encoding 50S ribosomal protein L1 — MSKLTKRQKTVGDKIDSNKLYALSDALGLVKEFAVAKFDESIDVAVQLGIDAKKSDQVVRGAVVLPNGTGKTKRVAVFAQGAKAEEAKAAGADIVGMDDLAADIKAGKMDFDVVIASPDAMRIVGTLGQILGPRGLMPNPKVGTVTPDVATAVRNAKAGQVQFRVDKAGIVHGTIGRRSFDTAKLQGNLAALVDALIKAKPATSKGVYLKKVAVSSTMGVGVRVDTQSIAA, encoded by the coding sequence ATGAGCAAGCTGACCAAACGTCAAAAAACCGTCGGCGACAAGATCGACAGCAACAAGCTGTACGCACTGTCTGACGCACTGGGCCTTGTCAAAGAGTTCGCTGTCGCCAAGTTCGATGAGTCCATCGACGTGGCCGTGCAACTCGGTATCGATGCCAAGAAATCTGACCAGGTTGTTCGCGGCGCTGTCGTGCTGCCAAACGGCACCGGTAAAACCAAGCGTGTCGCTGTGTTCGCCCAAGGTGCCAAGGCTGAAGAAGCCAAGGCTGCCGGTGCAGACATCGTTGGCATGGATGATCTGGCTGCCGACATCAAGGCCGGCAAGATGGACTTCGACGTCGTGATTGCTTCCCCTGATGCGATGCGCATCGTCGGTACGCTGGGCCAGATCCTCGGCCCACGCGGTCTGATGCCTAACCCCAAGGTCGGCACGGTGACGCCTGACGTCGCGACCGCTGTGCGCAATGCAAAAGCTGGCCAGGTCCAGTTCCGCGTTGACAAGGCCGGTATTGTGCATGGCACCATCGGTCGCCGTTCGTTCGACACCGCCAAGCTGCAAGGCAATCTGGCTGCATTGGTTGACGCGCTGATCAAGGCCAAGCCTGCTACCAGCAAGGGCGTGTACTTGAAGAAAGTCGCTGTTTCATCAACGATGGGCGTGGGCGTTCGCGTCGATACGCAATCCATCGCGGCTTGA
- the rplK gene encoding 50S ribosomal protein L11, whose protein sequence is MAKKIVGFVKLQVPAGKANPSPPIGPALGQRGLNIMEFCKAFNAQTQGVEPGLPLPVVITAYADKSFTFIIKTPPAITLIKKAIKLDKGSATPHSAKVGKITRAQLEEIAKAKMKDLTAADLDAAVRTIAGSARSMGVTVEGVV, encoded by the coding sequence ATGGCGAAAAAAATCGTCGGCTTCGTCAAGCTGCAAGTACCAGCTGGCAAGGCCAATCCATCCCCACCGATCGGACCCGCTTTGGGTCAACGCGGCCTGAACATCATGGAATTCTGCAAGGCATTCAATGCCCAGACCCAAGGTGTCGAGCCTGGTTTGCCACTGCCCGTGGTGATCACCGCTTATGCGGACAAGAGCTTTACCTTCATCATCAAGACGCCTCCAGCGATTACCTTGATCAAGAAGGCCATCAAGCTTGACAAGGGTTCGGCTACGCCGCATTCTGCAAAAGTTGGCAAGATCACCCGCGCACAGCTGGAAGAAATCGCCAAAGCCAAGATGAAAGATTTGACTGCTGCTGATCTGGATGCCGCAGTTCGTACTATTGCCGGTTCTGCCCGTTCCATGGGTGTGACGGTGGAGGGTGTTGTATGA